The Saccharomyces eubayanus strain FM1318 chromosome IV, whole genome shotgun sequence genome contains the following window.
AGGTTGCGGCTGCAAAGCAAAGGGACTGACGAATCGTGTATTCCCACCCAACCCTTGGGACCATTTACTGTACCATATATTAAAAGTCAAACCGGTCTGCGCCGGTATAGAAGAGGGCAGTTCTGACTCTTTAACTTGCACCTTTGCGAATTTATCCTTCCAAGAATCCATCCCGCTTCCTATCAACCGGCCTACCGACCTTATTGGTGTCATTATCAACACAGGGCATCGCCTGTAGCCTTATTTTAGCCTGTTTTGGAAGCATAATAGAATCTTTTCCATTACCCGGAACCTGACCGTGCCGCATGATATATTGTACTAAactctgaaaaatttttttaatgaaaaaaaaagtgatgaggaaagaaaaatagctGAAAAACTAGTGTATTTTATAGTCGAAGCTATTAGTTTGATCGATCAGTTGGGTAATAGCTACAACGAAAACAAGTACAGCAAACATGGGTAAGGACAGTAAGGAACACAAGGAAAGCAAAGAAAGCAAGACAGTGGACAACTATGAGGCTAGAATGCCCGCCGTATTGTCGTTTGCCAAGCCATTGGCTTCCAAGAAactaaacaagaaagtGTTGAAGACCGTCAAGAAGGCCTCTAAAGCTAAGAACGTCAAGAGAGGTGTCAAGGAAGTCGTCAAGGCCCTAAGAAAGGGTGAGAAGGGTTTGGTTGTCATTGCCGGTGACATTTCCCCAGCCGACGTTATCTCCCACATCCCAGTCTTGTGTGAGGACCATTCT
Protein-coding sequences here:
- the NHP2 gene encoding snoRNA-binding protein NHP2, producing MGKDSKEHKESKESKTVDNYEARMPAVLSFAKPLASKKLNKKVLKTVKKASKAKNVKRGVKEVVKALRKGEKGLVVIAGDISPADVISHIPVLCEDHSVPYIFIPSKQDLGAAGATKRPTSVVFIVXGSNKKKDGKNKEEEYKESFNEVVKEVQAL